In Candidatus Saganbacteria bacterium, a single window of DNA contains:
- a CDS encoding helix-turn-helix transcriptional regulator produces the protein MSNESLKKAVGRRITSLRKAKNLTIEKLAYENDLAKGNLSELEKGKINPQLTTLYRIAKGLDLSLKELLDID, from the coding sequence ATGTCAAATGAGAGCCTGAAAAAGGCAGTTGGCAGAAGAATAACTTCCCTCCGGAAAGCCAAGAATCTTACCATTGAAAAGCTTGCTTATGAGAACGATCTTGCTAAGGGCAATCTGAGTGAGCTTGAAAAGGGAAAGATTAACCCGCAACTTACGACCCTGTATAGAATTGCAAAGGGATTGGACTTGTCCTTGAAAGAATTGCTGGATATAGATTAA
- a CDS encoding DGQHR domain-containing protein: protein MADKADKITIDSIEVNQPIGKFYIGRINFKDLLSITFSDIRRIEERDIEKYIGIQRPLSPKRVDDLKQYINLVDASFPTSIILSIDSDNVSYDPDNKKLTIIKRPDIAKILDGQHRIAGFEDNSMAAEKFQLNVTIFIDMEIEDQAILFATINKTQTKVNQSLVIDLFEYAKSRSPQKTAHNITRVLNFKKGSPFYGKIKLLGTALDKEKETITQATMAQNIMKYITKNPMNDRDIYKRGGKPKSIVGDETIKLIFRNLFIDEKDEIITMIIWNYFMAIQNKWEDAWTKVQENSILNRSTGFIALMKLLKDIYVSFKKPDKVISITEFQNIFNKIDLKDGDFNREAYIPGSSGQAKLYNDLLAKSGISL, encoded by the coding sequence ATGGCAGATAAAGCAGATAAAATAACAATCGATTCTATAGAAGTAAATCAACCTATAGGCAAATTTTACATCGGCAGAATAAACTTTAAAGATCTGCTATCAATCACGTTTAGCGACATAAGAAGAATCGAAGAGAGAGACATAGAAAAATATATTGGAATACAGAGGCCTCTCTCCCCAAAGAGAGTTGACGATTTAAAACAGTACATTAATCTGGTCGATGCTTCTTTTCCAACAAGCATAATTCTTTCGATAGACTCTGATAATGTGTCCTATGATCCTGATAATAAGAAATTAACCATAATTAAAAGGCCAGATATTGCAAAAATATTAGACGGGCAGCATAGAATTGCCGGTTTTGAAGACAATAGCATGGCAGCGGAGAAGTTCCAGCTTAACGTTACAATCTTTATCGACATGGAAATAGAAGATCAGGCGATACTATTCGCAACTATTAATAAAACTCAAACTAAAGTTAATCAATCACTCGTAATAGATCTGTTTGAATATGCAAAATCAAGAAGCCCTCAGAAGACAGCACATAATATTACTCGGGTATTAAACTTCAAAAAGGGAAGTCCATTTTACGGAAAAATAAAACTGCTTGGTACTGCATTAGACAAAGAAAAAGAGACAATAACTCAAGCCACAATGGCACAAAACATTATGAAGTATATAACGAAAAACCCGATGAATGATAGGGATATATACAAGCGTGGCGGAAAACCTAAGAGCATTGTTGGGGATGAAACAATTAAGCTTATATTCAGAAATCTTTTTATTGATGAAAAAGACGAGATAATAACAATGATAATTTGGAATTATTTCATGGCCATTCAAAACAAATGGGAGGATGCGTGGACTAAAGTCCAAGAGAATTCCATTCTTAACAGATCTACGGGATTTATTGCATTGATGAAATTATTAAAAGATATCTACGTTAGCTTTAAAAAACCAGACAAGGTAATATCAATAACTGAATTTCAAAATATTTTCAATAAAATCGATTTGAAAGATGGTGATTTTAATCGGGAAGCATATATCCCTGGATCATCTGGACAGGCAAAACTTTACAATGATCTTCTTGCGAAGTCCGGTATTTCACTATAA
- a CDS encoding toxin-antitoxin system YwqK family antitoxin, with translation MAISGGEYAYVISTGEVYDDSHNIIGVVNKSETYKVISNSGDGQMYKILYKPDSNIVAWIRSGILSNIGDPDVIPVWGCSDGSSYVESKYHPIPEFEKDEFSGSKMYYDSKKLNGEGLISGERKIYDADMHLLKKQYYINGLIEGKSIEYNSDGTTLEVRTFKNGKLNGQTIEYSRGLLHDGKPIKISNYKDWELDGKSGGANYKNGELHGEQRSHYDNGKVESICNYKNGELHGVRKDYYENGRLCYVGQYLNGVEVGIWKYYYDNGRTRRIENKNTHMILEEYDENGRRIIDIQGPTRIYY, from the coding sequence TTGGCTATTTCTGGAGGTGAGTATGCATATGTGATTAGCACAGGAGAAGTATACGATGATAGCCACAATATTATTGGGGTTGTAAATAAATCCGAAACATATAAGGTGATCTCAAATTCTGGTGACGGTCAGATGTATAAGATCCTATATAAACCTGATTCCAATATCGTTGCGTGGATTCGGAGTGGTATATTATCCAACATCGGGGATCCTGATGTTATTCCCGTGTGGGGATGTTCAGATGGTTCCTCATATGTGGAGAGCAAGTATCACCCTATTCCGGAATTTGAAAAGGATGAATTTAGTGGCTCAAAAATGTATTATGATAGCAAGAAATTAAATGGGGAAGGATTAATAAGCGGGGAAAGAAAAATATATGACGCAGATATGCATCTGCTAAAGAAACAATATTATATAAATGGATTGATCGAAGGGAAAAGCATTGAATATAATTCCGATGGAACCACACTAGAAGTTAGAACATTCAAAAACGGGAAACTCAATGGGCAGACTATTGAATATTCTCGAGGACTACTACATGACGGTAAGCCAATAAAGATCTCTAATTATAAGGACTGGGAACTCGATGGCAAGTCAGGGGGTGCGAATTATAAAAACGGAGAACTTCATGGTGAACAGCGATCCCACTATGATAACGGTAAGGTGGAGAGCATATGTAACTATAAAAATGGCGAATTACACGGAGTTAGAAAGGACTATTATGAAAATGGGAGACTATGTTATGTTGGACAATACCTTAATGGGGTGGAGGTTGGGATTTGGAAATATTATTATGATAATGGACGAACAAGAAGAATTGAAAACAAAAACACTCATATGATACTCGAGGAGTATGACGAAAACGGACGAAGAATAATAGATATTCAAGGCCCTACAAGGATTTATTATTAG
- a CDS encoding class I SAM-dependent methyltransferase — MEKPWDRAAEERGVLGRIMIDQRRLTVQALGKRPPGIIVDLGCGTGAIINDMKSLPGVKGVIALDINKQALVLAMQRAHVPGHDLRPLYLNLDMWRIKFPVNRFDTAVCLDVLSEMPEVPAALSIIHNLVKPGGTVVGNFVAREKANQLFIRKYGTFKFLQLKTMFMLGMLCSPSKKMFEYFGAKGHVRLMPYSRSEVETFLSRYFCNINIVSGYYHWFCAENKK, encoded by the coding sequence ATGGAAAAGCCCTGGGACAGGGCAGCGGAGGAAAGAGGGGTTTTAGGCAGGATAATGATCGATCAGAGGCGGCTGACTGTTCAGGCTCTCGGCAAAAGACCGCCGGGTATAATCGTGGACCTTGGGTGCGGGACCGGCGCTATTATAAACGACATGAAAAGTCTTCCGGGTGTCAAAGGTGTGATCGCGTTGGACATCAACAAACAGGCGTTAGTTCTTGCCATGCAAAGGGCCCACGTTCCCGGGCACGACCTCAGGCCGTTGTATCTGAATCTGGATATGTGGCGGATTAAATTCCCGGTGAACAGGTTTGACACGGCTGTTTGTCTGGATGTGCTCAGCGAAATGCCGGAAGTGCCGGCAGCGCTCAGCATCATTCACAATTTGGTGAAACCCGGTGGCACGGTCGTGGGTAATTTTGTGGCCAGGGAAAAAGCGAATCAACTGTTCATCCGGAAATACGGGACTTTCAAGTTCCTTCAGCTCAAGACCATGTTCATGCTGGGGATGCTGTGTTCGCCCAGCAAAAAGATGTTCGAATATTTCGGAGCGAAGGGTCATGTGCGGCTGATGCCTTATAGCAGAAGCGAGGTTGAAACGTTTTTAAGCCGGTATTTTTGCAATATCAATATAGTGAGCGGTTATTATCACTGGTTCTGCGCGGAGAACAAGAAATGA
- a CDS encoding Dam family site-specific DNA-(adenine-N6)-methyltransferase yields MNNHKNEEVKPFLKWAGGKRWFVANFPDLLKIDFERYIEPFLGSGAVFFKIQPQKALLSDLNSELITTYQAIKNDHKKVKKILEDHNSNHSKKYYYHVRQQISLDIYKTAARLIYLNRTCWNGLYRVNKNGEFNVPIGTKTNVIMESDNFADIADLLSRATLNNEDFEAVIDRAGKDDFIFVDPPYTVCHNNNGFLKYNERIFSWADQLRLKGSLFRARKRGAKILLLNANHFEIAKMYNDFGNLEVATRSSILSGKPEYRKKIDELIIRNY; encoded by the coding sequence ATGAATAATCACAAAAACGAGGAAGTAAAACCTTTTCTGAAATGGGCCGGCGGAAAAAGATGGTTTGTCGCAAACTTCCCTGATCTGCTAAAAATTGATTTTGAAAGATACATCGAGCCATTTCTAGGAAGTGGTGCAGTTTTTTTTAAGATCCAGCCACAAAAAGCTTTACTATCTGATCTAAATTCCGAACTGATTACAACATATCAAGCGATCAAAAATGATCACAAAAAGGTTAAAAAGATATTAGAAGATCATAACAGTAATCACTCTAAGAAATACTATTATCATGTTAGACAACAGATCTCCTTAGATATTTATAAAACTGCAGCACGATTGATATATCTGAATCGCACATGCTGGAATGGACTGTACAGAGTTAATAAAAACGGAGAATTCAACGTCCCTATTGGAACAAAAACCAATGTAATAATGGAATCTGATAATTTTGCAGACATTGCAGATTTGCTATCCAGAGCTACCTTAAATAACGAGGACTTTGAAGCTGTTATTGATCGGGCAGGCAAAGATGATTTTATATTTGTCGACCCTCCATATACAGTTTGTCATAATAATAACGGTTTTCTGAAATACAACGAAAGAATATTTTCATGGGCTGATCAATTACGCCTAAAAGGATCTTTGTTTAGAGCAAGGAAAAGAGGGGCTAAAATATTACTGTTAAACGCCAATCATTTTGAAATTGCAAAGATGTATAATGATTTTGGGAATCTCGAAGTGGCAACAAGGAGTAGTATTCTTTCTGGAAAACCAGAGTATCGAAAAAAGATTGACGAATTAATCATAAGGAACTATTAA
- a CDS encoding single-stranded DNA-binding protein — protein sequence MSLNRMILTGTLTRDPELRYTKEEIPVARFTVAIKSIQRKGKDKDTQYFNCVAWRGLASIVGEYLKKGSLVAIEGKLQIKPYESKGMKKHYTEIVVDNLLMLDKKFYGKAIPSAESEDVTSEEGSEIHGQCD from the coding sequence ATGTCATTAAATCGTATGATCCTTACAGGAACCCTAACCCGTGACCCTGAATTAAGGTACACAAAGGAGGAGATTCCTGTTGCAAGATTCACTGTTGCCATTAAAAGCATACAGAGAAAGGGCAAGGACAAAGACACGCAATACTTTAATTGTGTTGCATGGCGTGGACTTGCTTCTATCGTCGGTGAGTACCTAAAGAAGGGATCTTTGGTCGCCATAGAGGGAAAGCTTCAAATCAAGCCCTATGAAAGTAAGGGGATGAAGAAGCATTACACCGAGATCGTCGTAGACAATTTGCTGATGCTGGACAAGAAGTTCTATGGCAAAGCAATACCCTCAGCAGAATCTGAAGATGTTACTTCAGAGGAAGGGAGTGAGATACATGGACAATGTGATTAG
- a CDS encoding septation protein SpoVG family protein, giving the protein MRIESIELKRIKPEKTLRAFASCVLTGELNLKLSSIAIHSDGHLSWVTFPKIRTPQGELFFSYTPMDEHTKTLIENAIIEKYEKEVKLWEKESLKHLPS; this is encoded by the coding sequence ATGAGGATAGAATCGATCGAACTGAAAAGAATTAAGCCGGAGAAAACGCTTAGAGCATTTGCATCATGCGTCCTTACCGGGGAACTCAATCTCAAGCTGTCTTCAATAGCTATTCATTCAGACGGGCATCTCAGCTGGGTAACTTTCCCAAAGATAAGAACACCTCAAGGAGAATTATTCTTCTCTTATACCCCTATGGACGAACACACAAAGACCTTAATTGAAAATGCAATTATTGAAAAATATGAAAAGGAAGTGAAGCTATGGGAAAAGGAAAGTCTAAAGCACCTCCCTTCGTAA
- a CDS encoding carbonic anhydrase: protein MDKIIRFTFIVLFLLTALVMSVLAEANISRDAALKLLKDGNRRFADMKLLHPNLNSERLKETAANGQKPFAVVLACSDSRVPVESLFDRGIGDIFVVRVAGNIASDSSVIGSVEYGLEHLHVPLLVILGHSDCGAVKAAVSDAKVSGHVVEIKNIISSVVGRVRKKQPSIEGEDLLNAVIKANVLETKQNLLAKSSEISSLFGKKEIKIVTAIYDIRSGKVKWF from the coding sequence ATGGATAAAATTATCAGATTCACTTTCATTGTGCTTTTTCTTCTGACGGCACTGGTCATGTCAGTTTTGGCAGAAGCAAATATCTCAAGGGACGCCGCATTAAAACTGCTAAAAGACGGGAACCGCAGGTTCGCGGACATGAAATTGCTCCATCCCAATTTGAACAGTGAACGGCTGAAAGAAACCGCGGCCAACGGACAAAAACCGTTTGCGGTCGTACTGGCATGCTCGGATTCCAGGGTCCCGGTAGAATCTCTTTTTGACCGTGGCATCGGTGATATCTTTGTCGTGCGCGTTGCCGGCAATATCGCAAGCGACAGCAGTGTTATCGGCTCCGTAGAATACGGACTGGAGCACCTTCATGTCCCGCTGCTTGTCATTCTCGGTCATTCGGATTGCGGAGCTGTAAAAGCGGCTGTATCCGATGCAAAAGTTTCCGGTCATGTCGTTGAGATCAAAAATATCATTTCTTCCGTTGTCGGCCGGGTCAGGAAAAAGCAGCCCTCTATCGAGGGAGAAGACCTGTTAAATGCTGTGATCAAAGCGAACGTTCTTGAAACCAAACAGAATCTTCTGGCAAAGAGCAGCGAGATCAGCTCTTTATTTGGAAAGAAAGAAATCAAGATAGTAACGGCGATCTATGATATCAGGTCCGGAAAGGTGAAGTGGTTTTGA
- a CDS encoding site-specific DNA-methyltransferase, whose translation MANNYSNLSKEELLKVVEKLESRKKYGLIWDEERTKEQFEKESDNALPVLKEVKNRDIKTDSSKPINILIEGDNYHALSVLNYTHKSKVDLIYIDPPYNRGDKDFKYNDKYIDSEDSYKHSKWLSFIKKRLYLAKQLLKDSGLILISIDDNEVAQLKLLCDEIYGTENFIAMMVWEGGLKNDSKFVSLSHDYILCYAKSKTNLKDRKVIWRVKKKGIDEINKAVKYLLKKNKNNYVIVSEKIKEWYAGLDRKHPSWQHKHYNYVDNKGIYFAGDISAESGRSRPLYEVIHPITKKPCKAPVRGWPTKDTLNQWINEGRIHWGENEMSVPKVKRYLHETGGVVIPSVIYKDRRAARKLLKNILGGDYFDNPKDVDVLKLLIESTVEKGSVILDFFAGSGTTAQAVLELNRDDDNLISFIMCTNNEVNEETDKELRSRGLKPGDIAYEKEGICQKACYPRISKIIKGYNDLNGKAVKGTNGNLKYFKTAFVKRSISKDSLRSRITQECTEMLCLREGIFDEIKKTRDYRIYQYNNHAMGVYYSLERGELKSLKRDLDKIGGKKTLYCFTLDPLGLDKQDFQDWKDVSLEPIPQKILDVYEDIYEY comes from the coding sequence ATGGCGAACAATTATTCAAATCTGTCAAAAGAAGAACTACTTAAGGTTGTTGAGAAGCTTGAGTCTCGCAAGAAATATGGTCTTATATGGGATGAGGAACGAACAAAAGAGCAGTTTGAAAAAGAATCAGATAATGCCCTTCCCGTACTAAAGGAAGTTAAAAACAGAGACATTAAGACTGATTCTTCTAAACCTATTAACATCCTAATAGAAGGTGATAATTATCATGCTCTTTCCGTTTTGAATTATACCCATAAAAGCAAGGTTGACTTAATATATATTGATCCTCCTTATAACAGGGGTGATAAGGACTTCAAATATAATGATAAGTATATTGATTCCGAAGATTCATATAAGCATAGTAAATGGTTATCATTTATTAAGAAACGTCTCTATTTGGCTAAACAATTATTAAAAGATTCTGGCTTAATCTTAATATCAATTGATGATAATGAGGTGGCTCAATTAAAGTTGTTATGCGATGAAATCTATGGAACTGAAAACTTTATTGCAATGATGGTTTGGGAGGGCGGCTTAAAGAATGATTCAAAATTTGTTTCTTTGTCGCACGATTATATTTTGTGTTATGCAAAGTCAAAAACCAATCTAAAAGATCGCAAAGTTATCTGGCGTGTAAAGAAAAAGGGTATTGATGAAATAAATAAAGCCGTAAAATACTTGTTAAAGAAAAACAAAAATAACTATGTGATAGTTTCCGAGAAGATCAAAGAATGGTATGCAGGGCTAGACAGGAAGCATCCAAGTTGGCAGCATAAACATTATAACTATGTTGACAATAAAGGCATTTACTTTGCCGGAGATATTTCGGCAGAGAGTGGCCGTTCCAGACCGTTGTACGAAGTTATTCATCCTATAACAAAAAAACCTTGCAAGGCTCCTGTTCGAGGGTGGCCTACAAAAGACACATTAAATCAATGGATAAATGAGGGTAGAATTCATTGGGGCGAAAACGAAATGTCAGTGCCAAAAGTAAAACGATATTTACATGAAACCGGTGGCGTGGTAATACCAAGTGTGATTTACAAAGATCGTAGAGCTGCCAGAAAATTACTAAAGAATATATTAGGTGGCGACTATTTTGACAATCCAAAAGATGTAGATGTGCTTAAGCTTCTGATTGAATCAACTGTAGAAAAAGGCAGTGTTATCTTGGATTTTTTTGCAGGATCAGGGACGACAGCACAAGCAGTATTAGAATTAAACCGTGACGATGACAATTTAATCAGCTTCATTATGTGTACAAATAATGAGGTTAATGAAGAAACAGATAAAGAGCTTAGGAGCAGAGGACTGAAGCCAGGGGATATTGCTTATGAAAAAGAAGGTATTTGTCAGAAAGCATGCTACCCCAGAATAAGTAAGATTATCAAAGGATACAATGACTTAAACGGTAAAGCAGTAAAAGGCACCAATGGAAATCTAAAATATTTCAAAACAGCTTTTGTTAAACGATCAATTAGTAAGGATAGCCTTAGAAGTCGTATCACACAAGAATGCACGGAAATGCTATGTTTGCGTGAAGGAATATTTGATGAAATTAAAAAGACGCGAGACTATCGTATTTATCAATACAACAATCATGCAATGGGAGTTTATTACTCTCTTGAGCGTGGCGAATTGAAATCGCTTAAGAGGGATCTTGACAAGATAGGAGGCAAAAAAACATTATATTGCTTTACTCTTGATCCTCTTGGACTGGACAAACAGGACTTCCAGGACTGGAAAGATGTATCATTAGAACCAATTCCGCAGAAGATATTAGATGTATATGAGGACATTTATGAATATTGA
- a CDS encoding TIGR03768 family metallophosphoesterase, translating into MELNIKKSILPVLCLSIFILAGCGLLNQQSQNTVYTTVQRTVVPDATPSTPINLTDFSSYDAYGYGKWSFGPGLPYDQRLDLMPATFDAAALNKKTELLSFFTISDVHIADKEAPNQLIYWSQLHKTNSLAIALCSGSLMYSTQFLDTAVQTINDLHRQDPFNFGLCLGDAVNSSSYIETRWFIDILDGNLISPSSGAHLGSDTVDYQENFQATGLCKDIPWYQVVGNHDHFWGGSLPNAPDYQTSYTAGEVLKTKDFLNPSDSTYYYWGVFDGMDPVGRIIDAGPASSFSTPPTVEADPNRRSLSLTDWMHEFSSTTSSPAGHGFNLAGSAPGCYSFVPKPGLPLKVIVLDDTDPDDSDYTYLHVHGYLDHARWIWLKQQLADGDSAGQLMIIAAHVPIGVEPASSSTGWSARSDVTLEDLVAELQSHPNLIMWLAGHRHLNTVKAFISPDPNHPEYGFWEVETTSLKDFPQQLRTFKIDLNQDNSISIFATDVDPAVQDGSLAAKSRKYMIGAVQIYGSDLWSRITQSTNPTSDPTIKEMPNGSYNAELVKQLTPPMEAILRRP; encoded by the coding sequence ATGGAACTCAATATAAAAAAATCTATCCTTCCCGTTCTTTGTTTATCGATATTTATATTAGCGGGATGCGGTTTATTAAATCAGCAAAGCCAAAACACTGTTTACACTACCGTTCAAAGGACTGTTGTTCCGGACGCCACTCCTTCGACCCCGATTAATTTAACTGATTTTTCTTCATACGATGCTTATGGCTATGGCAAATGGTCGTTTGGACCGGGGCTGCCTTACGATCAGCGGCTCGATCTCATGCCCGCAACTTTTGACGCTGCCGCCCTTAACAAAAAGACCGAACTTCTGTCATTTTTTACCATTTCCGATGTCCACATTGCCGACAAGGAAGCTCCAAACCAGTTGATCTATTGGAGCCAGCTGCATAAAACTAACTCGCTGGCGATAGCGCTTTGCTCGGGAAGTTTAATGTATTCAACACAATTTTTAGACACGGCTGTCCAAACGATCAATGACTTACACAGACAAGATCCGTTTAATTTCGGCCTTTGTTTAGGAGACGCGGTCAACAGTTCTTCCTACATTGAAACCAGATGGTTTATTGACATACTTGACGGTAACCTCATCAGTCCAAGCTCCGGAGCGCATTTGGGATCTGATACGGTTGATTACCAGGAAAATTTCCAGGCAACCGGGCTCTGCAAAGATATTCCCTGGTATCAGGTAGTAGGCAACCACGATCACTTCTGGGGGGGCTCATTGCCTAATGCACCTGATTACCAAACCTCTTACACTGCCGGCGAGGTCCTTAAAACGAAAGATTTTCTCAATCCTTCAGACAGTACTTACTATTATTGGGGGGTATTTGACGGGATGGATCCTGTCGGTCGCATAATCGATGCCGGACCGGCCTCTTCCTTTAGTACTCCGCCTACGGTTGAAGCGGATCCAAATCGCCGTTCCCTGTCGTTAACTGATTGGATGCACGAATTTTCTAGTACAACGTCTTCCCCGGCCGGCCACGGGTTTAACTTGGCCGGTTCTGCTCCCGGCTGCTATAGTTTCGTGCCGAAACCGGGCCTTCCGCTCAAAGTGATCGTGCTGGACGATACAGACCCGGATGACAGCGACTATACATATCTTCATGTACATGGTTATCTGGATCATGCGCGCTGGATTTGGCTTAAACAGCAGCTGGCTGACGGAGATAGCGCCGGCCAGCTGATGATCATTGCAGCGCATGTTCCGATCGGCGTTGAACCGGCGTCTTCCTCAACGGGTTGGTCGGCAAGATCCGATGTGACCCTGGAAGATCTGGTCGCAGAATTGCAAAGCCATCCCAATTTGATAATGTGGCTGGCAGGTCATCGCCATTTAAACACCGTGAAAGCTTTTATTTCTCCCGATCCAAATCATCCGGAATACGGTTTTTGGGAAGTAGAAACCACGTCGCTCAAGGATTTTCCACAACAGCTGCGCACTTTTAAGATCGATCTAAATCAGGATAATTCGATCTCGATTTTTGCGACCGATGTTGATCCGGCGGTCCAGGACGGATCGCTTGCCGCGAAATCACGTAAATATATGATCGGCGCGGTGCAAATATACGGGTCGGACCTGTGGAGCAGAATTACGCAAAGCACTAATCCAACAAGTGATCCCACTATAAAAGAAATGCCGAATGGGTCATACAACGCCGAACTCGTGAAACAATTAACCCCGCCGATGGAAGCCATATTGCGGCGTCCGTGA
- a CDS encoding aldolase catalytic domain-containing protein, which yields MYRPEIKVLDCTIRDGGLINEHLFEDKFVKAVYRASSAAGVDYVELGYRLSKKQYSPDKFGRSKFCDEDFLKEMIDGVKNGAKIATMVDIGRVELDQIPHKKDSVVNLMRVACYVKDVDKAIDYVKHLTEKGYDTTVNIMAISTALQPDLEEALAQLSECPVKAVYVVDSYGALFSEQIHFLVNLYKKYLHPKKIEVGIHTHNNRQLAFANTIEAIRLGANYLDASIYGIGRGPGNCTLELLLAFLKNPKFKLDPILEVIEKEFLPLKEKMEWGYIIPYMITGILNMHPRSAIALRSGKDKDKYLEFYRSLTADIELV from the coding sequence ATGTATAGACCTGAGATCAAAGTCCTTGACTGCACTATCCGCGACGGGGGGCTTATCAACGAGCATCTTTTTGAAGATAAGTTCGTAAAAGCCGTTTACCGCGCGTCTTCTGCCGCAGGGGTGGATTATGTCGAGCTTGGCTACAGGCTTTCTAAAAAACAATATTCACCGGATAAGTTCGGCCGAAGCAAGTTCTGCGACGAGGATTTTCTTAAGGAGATGATCGATGGCGTAAAGAATGGGGCAAAGATCGCGACCATGGTAGATATCGGCCGTGTGGAGCTGGACCAGATACCTCACAAAAAAGATAGTGTTGTAAATCTAATGCGCGTTGCCTGTTATGTGAAAGACGTGGACAAGGCCATCGATTACGTAAAACACCTGACGGAAAAGGGTTATGACACGACGGTCAATATAATGGCCATCTCGACCGCACTGCAACCTGACCTTGAAGAAGCGCTGGCACAGCTGTCTGAATGTCCGGTCAAGGCGGTCTATGTGGTCGACAGCTACGGGGCGCTTTTCTCGGAACAGATACATTTTCTGGTAAACCTTTACAAGAAATATCTCCACCCGAAAAAGATAGAAGTGGGCATACATACTCACAATAACAGACAGCTTGCTTTTGCCAATACTATAGAAGCTATCCGTTTGGGAGCTAACTATCTGGACGCGTCGATATATGGTATCGGTCGCGGGCCGGGCAACTGTACGCTGGAGCTTTTACTGGCGTTCCTCAAGAACCCCAAGTTCAAACTTGATCCGATACTGGAGGTCATTGAGAAAGAATTCCTTCCATTAAAGGAAAAGATGGAATGGGGATATATCATACCTTATATGATCACGGGGATACTCAACATGCACCCCCGCTCGGCGATCGCCCTGCGCTCGGGTAAGGACAAAGACAAATATTTAGAATTCTACCGCAGCCTGACAGCCGATATCGAACTGGTCTGA
- a CDS encoding helix-turn-helix transcriptional regulator, which translates to MDLIKELEEYRLKNKITQVELAGILGVAFSTVNRWFNNRVKPNKIQKYHIENLLKTRKQK; encoded by the coding sequence ATGGACTTGATTAAAGAACTGGAAGAGTATCGCTTGAAGAATAAGATCACACAGGTAGAGCTTGCCGGGATCTTGGGGGTTGCCTTTTCTACAGTAAATCGGTGGTTCAACAATCGAGTTAAACCGAATAAGATACAAAAATATCATATAGAGAATTTGTTGAAGACACGGAAGCAAAAGTAA